The sequence CGATTCATGCCGGCGAGTTCTATGCGCTGGTCGGCCCCAACGGTGCCGGCAAGACCACCAGCTTGCGCATGGTTGCGGGCCTGCTCAGACCGGATGCCGGCAGCGTCTCGATCTTCGGCATCGATGCGCTCCAGAACCCCGTTGCCGCCAAGCAGGTGATGGCGTGGGTATCCGACGAGCCGATGATCTATGACAAGCTGACACCGCTCGAATATCTCGAATTCGTCGCCGGCCTCTGGGGCATCGCACCCTCGGCCTCGGAGCCGGTGGCGCAGGAGCTGCTCTGTTCGCTCGGCCTCGCGCCGCACCGGCACGAGCGCTGTGAGGGCTTTTCCAAGGGCATGCGCCAGAAGGTGGCGCTCGCCGGCGCACTGGTGCACGATCCCCGCCTCATCATCCTCGACGAGCCGCTGACCGGCCTCGATGCCGTCTCCGCCCGTCATGTGAAGGGCCTGCTCGGCGCGCGCGTCCGCGCCGGCTGCACGGTCATCATGACCACGCATATTCTCGAGGTCGCCGAGCGCATGGCCGACCGCATCGGCGTGATCGCATCGGGCCAGCTGGTCGCCGAAGGCACGCTCGACGAGCTGCGCCGGCAAAACGGCCATGCCGATACCAGCCTCGAGGATCTCTTCATTGCGCTGGTGACGCTTCCGGACGCCGCATGAGCTCGGCGACCGCACTGTCCTGGTTCGCCCGCCACGAGCTCCGGCTCGCCTGGCGCGAATGGTTCGCCATGATGACGGGAGGCCGGCGCAAACGCACGCGCGCTGCGGTGATCGGCCTGCTCTGCTTCGCCGCGCTGCTGCACCTGCCGGCCTGGGCCGTGATCGGTCGTTTCGCCGACCTGCAGCTGCCGCTCGACAAATCCTCGCTGATCGTGATCTCGGCGATGATCTTCCTGGCCTGGACCTTGATGCTGTCGCAGGCGATCGAATCGGTGACACGGGTGTTCTACGCCCGCGCCGATCTCGACCTCATCATGTCCTCGCCGGCGAGGCTGGCCAATTTGTTCTCGGTGCGCATCGCCGCGATCGCGCTCACCGTCACGGTGATGGCGCTGTTGTTCTCGACGCCGTTCATCGACGTGCTGGTGATCGGCGGCGGCGCGCGCTGGCTCAGCGCCTTCGGCGTCGTGGTCGCGATGGGCCTGTCGGCCGCAGCGATCTCGATCGCCATCACCATCCTGCTGTTCCGGCTGATCGGCCCGGCGCGGACCCGTCTCATCGCCCAGATCCTCGCCGCGATCATCGGCGCCGGCTTCGTGATCGCGCTCCAGGTCGCCGCGATCATGTCCTACGGCACGCTGTCGCGCTTCACCATCCTGACCTCGGGCAGCCTCGAAGCCTACGCGCCCGACGTCGACAGCATCTGGTGGTGGCCGGCGCGCGCGGCCCTCGGCGACAGCGAGGCGTTGCTGCTGCTGCTGGCGCTCGGCCTGGTGCTGCTCGGAAGCGTCATGGCGATCTTGTCCGGCCGCTTTGCCGACACCGCCATCGATGCGGCGGCCTATGGCGCATCCGGCCGCGTGCGTACCAAGGAGCGCCCGTTCCGCGGCGGATCGCGGCAGCAGGCATTGCGGCGCAAGGAGTTCATGCTGCTGTGGCGCGATCCCTGGCTGATCTCGCAGACGCTGATGCAGCTGCTCTACCTCGTGCCGCCGGCGCTGCTGCTCTGGCGCAATTTCGCCGAGAGCTCCGCGGCACTGACGCTGATCACACCGGTGATCGTGATGGCGGCCGGACAGCTCGCCGGCGGGCTGGCCTGGCTCACGATCTCGGGCGAGGACGCCCCCGACCTCGTCGCCACCGCACCGCTGACGCCATCCAGCGTCACCCGCGCCAAGATCGAGGTGGTGCTGATCGCGATCGCCGTGATCTTCTGCCCGCTGGTGGCGGCGCTGGCCTTCGCCTCACCATTCCAGGCGGCGATCAGCGCCGGCGCGGTAATCGTCAGCGCGGCCTCCGCCACCGCGATCCAGCTCTGGTTCCGGGTGCAGGCCCGGCGCAGCCAATTCCGCCGCCGCCAGACCTCCTCGCGGCTGGCGACCTTTGCCGAGGCCTTCTCCTCGATCGGCTGGGCGGCCACCGCCGCGCTGCTGCTGGCCCTGCCCATCGCCGGCCTCGTCAGCGGCCTGATCACGGCCGGTCTCGTCGCAATGACGTGGAAGTTCAGCCCAAAGCGGGACTAGAAAGCGGGTGTGGTACCCGTCTCGCCCTTGAAAGTAAGGCTAAATTGCCTTACTTGTAGGCAGCAAGAATTGAGGCTCCGATGAGTATCCTTACTGTCACGGCAAAGGGACAGGTCACGCTCCGGAAGGATCTCCTGGAACACCTCGGTGTACATCCGGGCGACAAGATCTCGATAGAAAAACTTCCAGGGGGACGAGTTGAGGTGAAGGCCGCTCGGCCGACCGGAAAGATTTCGGATGCCTTCGGCTTCCTGAAAGGAAAAACGAACGATCGATCACTGTCGATCGAGGAAATGAACGAAGTCATTGCTGATGGCTGGGCCGGTAAGCGATGAAGATAACACCTGACACCAATGTCCTGGTGCGGGTTCTGGTCGGAGATCATGCCGAACAGAGCAAGGTGGCCGAAGCCCTTCTCAAGAAGGCAGATCTCATAGCTATTTCGATCCCCGCATTGTGCGAGCTGACCTGGGTTCTCTCTCGAGGCTACAAGACTTCGGCTGCCAATATCTCGGCTTCGATCCGGCACTTGATCAATGCCTCCAATACGGTTGTTGACCGGCCCGCGGTCGAGGCCGGATTGGCGTTCCTCGATGCCGGGGGTGATTTCGCCGATGGTGTCATCGCTCATGAGGGCAATTGGCTTGGAGCCGATACCTTCGTTTCTTTCGACAAAAGGGCCGTGAAACTGGTCGAGGCAAGCGGCGGATTGGCGCGGTTGGCCGGCGGCACATGACGCAAGGATAATTCGTCGATACACTCAGCAGGTCGTTGATGAGCGGCGGACGGTTTTCATGTTTCGACTCCTGCTGACGGCTTTTACGTTTCTCGGCTCGCTGGCCGCACCTGTTCTCGCCCAGCAGCCACCACAGCGCAGCGAATGCCTGGCGATGGCGAACGCGGCGCCCCGCGCGATGCCAGTCGCGTTCCGGCAGGCCGCCGCGGCCCCCGGGGTCGAGATCACC comes from Bradyrhizobium sp. CCGE-LA001 and encodes:
- a CDS encoding AbrB/MazE/SpoVT family DNA-binding domain-containing protein is translated as MSILTVTAKGQVTLRKDLLEHLGVHPGDKISIEKLPGGRVEVKAARPTGKISDAFGFLKGKTNDRSLSIEEMNEVIADGWAGKR
- a CDS encoding ABC transporter ATP-binding protein gives rise to the protein MKPDSSALEVRGLTKRFDRLAVDGLDLTIHAGEFYALVGPNGAGKTTSLRMVAGLLRPDAGSVSIFGIDALQNPVAAKQVMAWVSDEPMIYDKLTPLEYLEFVAGLWGIAPSASEPVAQELLCSLGLAPHRHERCEGFSKGMRQKVALAGALVHDPRLIILDEPLTGLDAVSARHVKGLLGARVRAGCTVIMTTHILEVAERMADRIGVIASGQLVAEGTLDELRRQNGHADTSLEDLFIALVTLPDAA
- a CDS encoding type II toxin-antitoxin system VapC family toxin — translated: MKITPDTNVLVRVLVGDHAEQSKVAEALLKKADLIAISIPALCELTWVLSRGYKTSAANISASIRHLINASNTVVDRPAVEAGLAFLDAGGDFADGVIAHEGNWLGADTFVSFDKRAVKLVEASGGLARLAGGT